Proteins encoded by one window of Lathyrus oleraceus cultivar Zhongwan6 chromosome 1, CAAS_Psat_ZW6_1.0, whole genome shotgun sequence:
- the LOC127113750 gene encoding uncharacterized protein LOC127113750 translates to MVGCPVTNFSDIVVAGERIESWLKLGKIQGASSSSSGSKKPFGNNGGQRKKEGDTSAVYAQRGPSRDRYFQHNAAVTIPAESHSAQPQQQQQQQQQQRQQPFQQRQQRAGYQIRGRAQDRQFDRPPVSYAFLFKKLQDLGLVQTRTLAPLRPDQRPASYDENAKCEFHSGAPGHNIGNCGEV, encoded by the exons ATGGTGGGGTGTCCTGTTACCAACTTCTCTGATATCGTGGTAGCTGGAGAAAGAATAGAGAGTTGGTTAAAGCTGGGCAAAATTCAGGgtgcgtcttcttcttcttcagggTCGAAAAAGCCGTTTGGTAACAATGGTGGacagaggaagaaagagggagatACCAGTGCAGTGTACGCTCAACgcggacccagtagggaccgttacttccagcacaatgctgcagtaacaattcctgctgagtctcattcagcacaaccgcaacaacaacaacagcagcaacagcaacaaagacaacaaccctttcagcagagacaacaaagggctggttatcagatcCGAGGCAGAGCGCaggatcgtcaatttgatag GCCTCCAGTGAGTTATGCTTTCTTGTTTAAGAAGCTGCAGGATTTGGGCCTTGTGCAGaccagaactctggcacctttgagacctgatcaaaggccagccagttatgatgagaatgctaaatgtgaattccactcggGTGCGCCCGGGCACAACATTGggaact gtggtgaagtTTAG
- the LOC127078875 gene encoding F-box/LRR-repeat protein 4, protein MKGHDWINTCLPDELIVEIFRRLDSKSSRDSCSLVCNRWLRLERLTRSSIRIGATGSPDLFVQLLASRFSNVTAVHIDERLSISLPVQLGRRRVTGENSPASSLKLRYVNHKNGSSSEDSDFDSLCLSDTGLAALADGFPKLEKLRLIWCSNVTSHGLSSLAWKCVYLKALDLQGCYVGDQGLAAVGQCCKQLEDLNLRFCEGLTDKGLVELAIGVGKSLKSLGVAACAKITDISMEAVASHCGSLETLSLDSEFIHNQGVLAVAKGCPYLKSLKLQCINLTDDALKAVGVSCLSLELLALYSFQRFTDKGLRAIGKGCKKLKNLTLSDCYFLSDKGLEAIAIGCKELTHLEVNGCHNIGTLGLESVGKSCQHLSELALLYCQRIGDLGLLQVGKGCQFLQALHLVDCSSIGDEAMCGIAAGCTNLKKLHIRRCYEIGNKGIIAVGDNCKSLTDLSIRFCDRVGDGALIAIAEGCSLHYLNVSGCHQIGDAGLIAVARGSPQLCYLDVSVLQTLGDMAMAELGENCPLLKEIVISHCRQITDVGLAHLVKSCTLLESCHMVYCSSITSAGVATVVSSCPNIKKVLVEKWKVSQRTERRAGSVISYLCVDL, encoded by the exons ATGAAAGGTCACGATTGGATCAACACGTGTCTCCCCGACGAGTTAATCGTCGAGATCTTCCGCCGCCTCGACTCCAAATCAAGCCGCGACTCATGCTCCCTCGTTTGCAACCGTTGGCTCCGCCTCGAACGGCTCACCCGCTCTTCCATCCGCATCGGCGCAACCGGCTCACCTGACCTTTTCGTTCAACTCCTCGCTTCCCGGTTCTCCAACGTCACCGCCGTTCACATCGACGAACGCCTTTCTATTTCACTCCCCGTTCAATTG GGGAGAAGACGGGTCACCGGCGAAAATTCTCCGGCTTCGTCGTTGAAGCTTCGTTATGTTAACCATAAGAATGGATCTTCCTCTGAGGATAGTGATTTTGATTCCTTGTGTTTGTCTGATACTGGATTAGCTGCTCTTGCTGATGGGTTTCCCAAGCTTGAGAAGTTGAGGTTAATTTGGTGTTCTAATGTTACCAGTCATGGATTATCATCACTAGCTTGGAAATGTGTTTATTTGAAAGCCTTGGACTTGCAG GGTTGTTATGTTGGAGATCAAGGCTTGGCTGCTGTTGGACAGTGTTGCAAGCAACTTGAAGATTTGAATCTGCGTTTCTGTGAAGGCTTGACTGATAAGGGTTTGGTTGAATTAGCTATAGGTGTGGGGAAATCATTAAAATCTCTTGGTGTAGCGGCTTGTGCCAAAATAACTGATATCTCAATGGAAGCTGTAGCATCACACTGTGGATCGCTTGAGACCTTGTCTTTGGATTCTGAGTTTATCCACAATCAAGGGGTGCTTGCTGTGGCTAAAGGATGTCCATATTTGAAATCTCTAAAGCTGCAGTGTATTAATCTTACAGATGATGCTTTGAAAGCTGTAGGCGTTAGTTGTTTGTCTCTGGAGTTATTGGCTCTATATAGTTTTCAGCGATTTACTGATAA GGGTTTACGTGCTATTGGGAAAGGATGCAAGAAGTTAAAGAATTTGACTTTAAGTGATTGCTATTTCCTAAGTGACAAGGGTCTGGAAGCAATTGCTATTGGGTGCAAGGAACTCACTCATCTCGAAGTCAATGGATGTCACAACATTGGAACTTTGGGACTTGAATCTGTTGGGAAATCATGCCA ACATCTCTCAGAGTTAGCATTGCTTTACTGCCAAAGAATTGGTGATCTTGGGCTTCTTCAGGTTGGAAAGGGATGTCAATTCTTGCAAGCTCTTCACTTGGTAGATTGCTCAAGCATTGGAGATGAAGCCATGTGTGGTATAGCTGCTGGCTGCACAAATTTAAAGAAGCTTCATATCCGACGTTGTTATGAG ATTGGCAATAAGGGGATCATTGCTGTTGGGGATAACTGCAAGTCTCTAACTGATCTTAGCATTCGATTCTGCGATAG GGTGGGGGATGGGGCCCTTATTGCTATAGCCGAGGGCTGTTCCCTTCATTATCTGAACGTAAGTGGCTGCCACCAAATCGGAGATGCTGGACTGATAGCTGTTGCAAGGGGTTCCCCTCAACTCTGTTATCTCGACGTGAGTGTACTTCAG ACATTGGGCGATATGGCTATGGCCGAGTTGGGAGAAAATTGTCCATTACTTAAAGAAATAGTAATATCGCACTGCCGTCAAATAACAGATGTCGGTTTAGCGCATCTTGTAAAAAGCTGCACCCTGCTAGAATCATGCCACATGGTTTATTGCTCAAGCATAACTTCAGCTGGAGTGGCCACAGTGGTTTCTAGTTGTCCCAACATTAAAAAGGTTCTCGTCGAGAAGTGGAAGGTTAGCCAGCGCACCGAGCGCCGGGCAGGCTCTGTCATATCCTACTTGTGTGTGGACCTTTAG